The sequence below is a genomic window from Gemmatimonadaceae bacterium.
CATCACGCAGCAGATCCCATTTCACACGATACTCACTGCTCTCCTGTCTGCCGCGTCCCTGATACCAGTAATAGACCAATGCGCGAACGCCCTGGTTGGACAGGATGACGCGATTGGTCTTGCCACCGGCGGCTGCGCCCGGCAATGGTACTTGCGCGCTGGTGAGTATCTCCCAGCCCGCTCCCGGCATGCAGTTTTTCGGGGAGTGAATCGTCTTCCCCTGTACCTGTCGATCATAGTAACCGACATACACGCTGAATGCCGGCACCGAGTCGCTGCGGAATTCCCGCATGACGTAGTGCGACATCCCCGCAACCCGTTGCTCCGCGGTGTCGATCACCACATCATGGCCCACGTAACCGAGCATGATGTTGGGGATGCTGGAGATTGGCTGGACGGGTGGCACGATGTGCTGCGCGCGCATACCGGACACCAGCAGCACGCCAAGGCCAAGCACCATGGCGGGAACAAATGAAGCGGTGCGGTTCACGATCCTGCCTCCTGACCGTGTGTGTGTGTGCGTGGGAAGAGACGTTCCAGGCTACTCAGCGCCCAGGCCAGCATTGCGGTTACAACGAACGCGCCTCCGAACATCACCATGCCTTCGCTGGTATGCATGAAGCCCTGCCCCATCTCCGGACTGACGTAGAGCACCAGGAATCCGGTCAAAAATACGCGGACTCCGTTAATCAGGATCGCAACGGGAATCGTGAGCGCAACCAGCACCATGCGGAGGGGCCAGGTGCGCAGAAACAGCGCACCCATCAACACGCCGAGACTCAAGAGCGCCGTGAGTGATCGAAGCCCGCTGCATGCCTCCGCGACGAACAACTCCTGTCCAGGCACGCGAATCACGTTGCCGGACAGCCTGACGGAATGCGCTCCACCACAACAATCCGGCGCCGATTTCCGAGGCCATGAACTGCAACGGCAAGGCCACCGAGGTTAGTATCACTTCCGGAATAGGGACAGACAAAATCACCAGGGAGAATGGCAGCCACCAATGCAGGAGCTGGCGAAATCCCGCATGCCAGACGACAGGCGCTCCAATGGCGAGTATCATCGAACAACGCATGACAAACAGTTCGGCAGCGAGTTCCGCGGCATACCGGAACACGACCGCGCCAATCAGCATCAGGAGGCCCAGCACATGCTGCGGGCGAGCGTGCTGATGGAGACCTGCGCGAAACGCCAACCAGAGCGACAGGGGGCGCCAGCAGCAGTCCAGTCCACGCCCTGAATTGGGATCGTTCCACCATGCGTCGGCCAGCAACTGCGCGGGTTTTTCGCGAACAGCAGCACAAAGGCAATCGCCGTGAGGGCCCGTGGGCAACGAGCGCCAACGGGGCTGCGAGCGAATGCCGAGGATTCCGCCCTTGGTTGGCATCGCCAAAGAAAGTGGGAGCAGTCGCGGAGCTATTCAGGTTTGAGGTCAGCGCACCGGCGCGCGTCGAATCGCGCGACGAGGTGCCGATTCCAATGATCGCCGCGGCCAGCCGCATGGAAGACGACCGGCGACGGGGTACTGTCACTGTCCCGGTATTGAAGCGAACACTGTCGAGCGCGGTTTACCACTGGGTTCCCATCCCGAAATATCGGCTTTCCGGGCGCCAGAAGTACCAGCCACTGACGCTGGCCCCGGGGGGTCATGGCGAAGCTCTCCGTCAACCGCATCCCAGCGCGGTCAACGGCCTGAGTCAACTCAAAGAGCGGGCCCTTGGCTGTGTGGTCTGGACAGGCCGGATACCCCGGGGCAGGGCGAATGCCCTGATAACGTTGCTTTATGAGGTCGAGGTTGGCCAGCGCCTCGTCGGCTGCGTACCCCCAGAACTCGCGCCTGACCCGCTCGTGAAGCCGTTCCGCGAACGCTTCGGCCAGACGATCGGCCAAAGCCTTGGCGATAATCGACCCGTAGTCATCATGATCGGCTTCGAACTCGGCGACGAGTGATTCCAGGCCGTGCCCGGCGGTCACCGCGAAGGCGCCCGCATAGTCAGAATCCGCGCCGTCCGGCGCTACGAAGTCCGCCAAGACGGTAGTTAGGCCGACCGGTACCGCGCTTGTCCATCAGTTGTCTCGGCATGTCCAGCCGGGCCACGACCTTCGTGCGCGAGCTATCGGCGTACAGCTCCAGTGTTTCATTGATGGCGTTCGCCGGCCAGAAGCCGAAGGCGGCACGGGCTTCCAGTCGATCGTCCTTGACGATCCTCGCCAGCAATGCCCGCGCATCGGCAAACAGCGACCGCGCCGTTTCACTTCCTGATGGTCCCCGGAGGATGGCCGGATAGTGCCCCGTCGGTTCCCATGTCTGAAAGAACGAGTCCAGTCTATCCGTTCGACGAGTTCCGCGAGCGGATACTGGGTCAGCGATCTCGGGCCCGTGAATGTTGGTACCGGCACAGGAACGTTCAGGTCGATCGTCGCCCGATTCGTGCGTGCCTCTTCAACTGAGATCAGTCGCTGATTGGCGCCGCGAGCGGCCCGCGCTACGCGAATTCCCTCGCATCCGGTTCCGGACATCCGCTGCGAACAATGACTTTCGCTCGTCGCTGAGCAAGGCGCTCGTCACGCCAACAGCGCGCGAGGCATCAAGCGCATGCACCACCGGACCGGCGTAGCTCGGTTCGATCTTGATCGCCGTGTGCGTCTTGCTGGTCGTCGCTCCACCGATCAGCAGGGAAGAGTGAAACCCTGTCCTTTCCATCTCGCTGGCCACAAATGTCATCTCTTCCAACGAGGGGGAGTAATCAGGCCCGATAGACCGATAACATCAGCGTGTACCTCCCGCGCCGTGTCCAGGATCCTTGCGCATGGCACCATGACCCCCATGTCCACGACTTCATAGCCGTTGGACATTGCAAGTACCCGCCTACAATGTTCTTGCCGATATCGTGCACATCCCCCTTGACCGTCGCCATGAGGACTCGGCCAGCGCTCCTGGATGAGGCGGTCTCCGAGGAGCCTCCGATGAACGGAATCAGGTGCGCGACGGCTTTCTTCATTACCGGGCGCTCTTGACCACCTGAGGCAGGAAGAGCTTACCCGCGCCGAATAGATCTCCGACGACGTTCATGCCGCGCATGAGCGGCCCTCATCTCATCGATCGGATGCGATGCGGATTGCCGCGCTTCCTCGGCATCCTCCACGACCCACGTGTCAATACCATGCACCAGTGCGTGGGACAGCCGGTCCTCGACCGGTAGGTCGCGCCACGCCAGATCCGTGGCCGCCTTCGCCGCGCGGCCTTGGGCCGAATCGGCGACGTCCAGTAATCGTTCAGTGGCGTCGGGACGTCGTGCGAGCACAACGTCCTCGACGCGCTCGCGCAGGTCGGAAGGAATGTCCTCGTAGGGAAGCAGCTGCCCGGCGTTCACGATACCCATGTCCATGCCGGCGCTGATGGCGTGGTACAGGAAGATGATGCATCGCCCCGCGCAGCGTTGACTGCCGAAACGAGAACGACATGTTGCTGACACCGCCTGAAACTTTGGCGCGGCAGCGTGCGCTTGATCTCGCGCGTCGCGTCGAAGTACGCCTTCGCGTACTCAGCATGCTCCTCGATGCTGGTGCCGATGGCGAAGATGTTCGGATCGAAGATGATATCCTGTGGCGGAAAGCCCACCTCCCCCGTGAGCAGCGCGTAGGCGCGCGCGCAGATCTCCACCTTACGTGCACTGCTGTCCGCCTGTCCTTGCTCGTCGAACGCCATCACAATCACGGCGGCGCCATACCGGCGCACCAGTCGCGCCTGACGCAGAAACCCGACTCCCCTCGCCCGAGGAAATGGAATTCACAACGCCCTTGCCCTGCTCAAACGAGGCCGACTCGATCACCGTCCATGCTGGAGTCGACCAGCGATGGTATCGCGAAATGTCGGGCCGGACGCGATCAGGTTGGAGGAACGTGACTCATGGCCGTCTGGGGAATCCAACATGCCTTCATCCATGTTCCCATCAATGATCTGCGCCGCCACCTCTGGCATCGCGCCACGACCAACGCGTCGCTGTAATTGCCCTCCAACACGAGTTTCGCAAACTTTGCCGAACCGGTCACGTTGGTCCGTTCGCCAACATTGACGAAGTTCGTGTCGGGGCCGATCGTCATCGGCTCCAGCCCAGACAGCCGGAGCAGCGGCTCAATAGTGGGAATCGCCCGAGGTGCCACACCTTGCACCGCATCGACAATCGCGCGGATGTGTTCCGGCGTGGTGCCGCAGCAACCACCGACAATGTTCAGCAAGCCGCTGGTCGCCCACTCATGAAGTTGCCCGCCCATCGTCTCCGGCGACTCTTCGTATTCACCAAAGGCATTGGGCAGGCCGGCGTTGGGGTGGGCGCTTACCCGTGTATCCGCAATCCGGGCGAGTTCCCGCACGTGCGCCCCGCAACTGCGTCGCGCCCAGTGCGCAGTTAAGCCAATAAAGCGGTACGCGTGGGCCAATGACGTCCAGAACGCCTCGGCCGTCTGTCCGGAAAGCGTTCGACCGCGTCGGTGATCGTGCCGGATCATCACGGGGACACGAACTCCGTGATCCTCGAAGTACTGTTCGATGGCGAACAGTGCCGCCCTGCATTGAGCGTGTCGAAGATCGTTTCACGACGAGCAACAGGTCGGCCCCCGCCGTCAGCAAGCCATTGATGGACGTGGTGTGGCAGACACCAGTTCGTCAAGTTGACGTTTCGGGCACCAGGATTCTCGACCTCGGTGACAACGACGCCGTGCGATTGGTGGGACCAAGCACGCCCGCCACAAAGCGGGACGTGTCGGCTCGTTGGCGCCAACTCGTCCCGCGATGCCCCGAGCCAGCGCGGCAGCGGCGGCATTGAGTTCGTACACCAACTCCTGCATGCCGTAGTCCGCCATGGAAACGGCGTTCGCATCAAAGGTGTTGGTCTCGAGGATGTCCGCACCGGCCTCCAGATACTGGCCGTGAATGGCGCCGACGATCTCTCGGTTGGGTTATCGACAGGAGGTCGTTGTTCCCTTTGAGGTCTGAGGGCCAATCCGCAAATCGGGCTCCGCGATACTCCGCCTCCCCCAGCCGGTAGGTCTGGAGCATGGTCCCCATTGCGCCATCGATCACCAGGATACGATCAGCAAGGAGATCAGGCAGCATCGAGATTCGGGACGCGCGGTTCAGTCTGGTCGTCATCGGGAGTTACCTTTGTCTTGAGATTCCACGAACAAGCTATTCATGACGACCGCCGACACGAAACCGACACTTCAGGACGCGTCCGACGAACGAGCCGAGACGCCGCGTTGCGCCGACTCCTCGACGCCGAACAGGTGGTACTGTTCGACGGCGCAATGGGAACGATGCTTTATGCGCGCGGAGTATTCATCAACCAGTGTTACGACGAACTCGTCTTACGATCGCCCGATCTCGTGCGCGAGATTCATGAGGCATACGTGAAAGCTGGGGCGGATGTGCTGGAAACGAACACCTTTGGAGCGAATCGGACCAAACTGGCGCAGTACGGACTTGACGGGCATGTGGTATCCATCAAAGCTCGTGAGGCAGCCGGGCCCAATCGGCTGGTGGCGGGGGCGGTCGGCCCGCTGGGCGTTCGATTGGAGCCCTACGGCGCGACCAGCCGAGAGGAGGCTCGAGAGATATTTCGCGAGCAGATGGAGGCACTGCGCCTCGGCAGTGTTGACTGTTTCCTGCTGGAGACCTTCTCCGATCTCGAGGAGCTGGAGCAGGCGATCTTGGCGGCACGGGACGTCGACGGGAGCGTGCCAATCATCGCCTCAAGCGACAGTGGGCCTGACCTGCGCACCGCGTACGGAGCCACCCGAAGACATCGCGCGCGCGCTTGACTGATGGGGGTCGATGTCATCGGATTGAATTGTTCCGTCAGGCCACAGACTATTCCTGAGGCCATCGAACGAATGTCGGCTGTCACCACCCGCAAGCTGTCGGCACAGCCCAATGCGGGCATGCCACGCGACGTGGGCGGGCGCTCGATGTACATGGCAAGTCCAGAGTATATGGGCACCTATGCGCGACACCTCGTGCAAGCCGGCGCCAAGATCGTCGGTGGCTGCTGCGGGACCACGCCGGAGCACATCCGGGCCATGATGGAAGGGATCCGACCGCTGTCGCCCAGATCGCACCAACGAGTTGTGGAGTCCTGGACCTCATCCACTGCGACGACCGCTGAACCGCAGGGTCGACAGACGATGCCGCTGGAACAACGCTCTCGCTTCGGTGCGAAGCTGGCCAGTGGTCGTTTTGTCACCTCGGTCGAGATTGTACCCCGCGGGGAGTGGATACCGCCAAACTGGCGCTCGATGCGACCGCACTCGCCAGGGCTGGCGTGGACGCCATAACGTTCCCGATGGACCGCGCGCGCAGAGTCGGATAGGCGCAATCGCCACTAGCCTGATTATCGAGCGTCATGGTATCAAGCCGTGACGCACTATTGTTGTCGCGACCGGAACCTGTTGGGCATGTTGAGTGATTTGCTTGGCGCGTCGGCGCTGGGACTTCGCAATATGCTCCTCATCACGGGCGACCCCCGAAGATGGGGCCCTATCCTGACGCCACCGCCGTATTCGATATCGATGCCATCGGCCTGACCAACCTCGTGGCGATGCTGAACAGGGGACTGGATCCTGGTGGGAACCCGATCGGCGAGCCCACGCAATTTGTCATCGGGGTTGGCGTGAATCCCGCCGCGATTGACCTGGCGCATGAGTTGAAGCGATTTCTCTGGAAAGTGGAAGCCGGAGCGGAGTACGCCATCACGCAACCGGTATTCGATCCGGAACAGCTGGACGTGTTTCTCAGGTCCATTACCGACATTCGAATCCCGATCGTGGCCGGAATCTGGCCGCTGGTTTCCAGCGCGGAACGCGGAATTTCTTGCCAACGAGGTCCCTGGCGTCACCGTACCCGACGCCATCCTTCACCGCATGCGCCGCGCGTCGGAAAAGAGCAAAGAGCATGCGTTGCAGGAAGGTCTCAGCATTGCCCGCGAGATGCTGGAACGCGTGCGCGACAGCGTGCAAGGCGTGCAAGTGAGCGCGCCATTCGGTCGCGTCGAGTTGGCGCTGGAAGTGTTCGGGGACTCCGGTTCGGATCGCGTCCCGAAGACTCTCTGAGCCACCACATTCACTGGAGCAGCGTCGACTCGACGAAGCTGGTGGTAGATGAACACCGGGAATTTGAAAAATGTCGGTCCGACCGAGTGTTCCCCAAGCCGGAGCGGAGTTCTTCTGATAGTACCGTCGGAGCCGCGCCTCCGGACTGGTAAATGGTGTCACCGACAAATCCGGGAAGGCGCGGTAGCCGCTCCATCGATACACCCAGCTGTTGATCAGTGCGCGCACACCGTACACCCGGTGCTTCCAGTCGTCTCCGGCTACTAAGTAGCGTAGGAAATAGCCGGCCCCATGATAGGACACCAGGCGACGCCGCCGGGTTTGAGCACGCGGGCCCATTCGGCGATCGCGCGGGCCTCGTCGGTATAGGGCACCACCACCTTGCAGATCAGCCCATCGAATTGCGCCGCGGGAAACGGCAGGTTTTCGGCCAGGGACTGCGTCGCGTTGAAACCACGCGCCTTGGCCTGATCGACAAGCGCGAACGAGTAGTCGACGCCTGTCACCTCGCATCCGCGATCGAGGAGGGCTTGCATCTGCTCGCCTTCGCCAAATCCCACATCAAGCACACGCATACCGCGCGCGAAGCGATCAAATGTAAAACGCCGGTTATGAAATCGATCCCAGAACGTCATGAAGGCAGTCCGTGGTGAATATCCGACAGGTGAACGACTATCAATGCCGCTTCCAGACGCCCCAACGACCGTGGAATCCATTCGCGACCGCGCGAAACGTGGCAAGCTGCAACGACAGCATCCAGCTGAGAGTGGTTCCGACGCGCTGCCGCAGCGGAGCCACGATAAGGACGAGTGTCAGAACAAGACCAACCACCGTTGCAACGGCGACCGGGAATCGCATTGCCGTCTGCGCCGCGGGCTGTAGACCGGCGGCCATCGCGATCACCAGCAGGACGGGCGTGGCCAATCGCGCGAGCTTATGCAGTACAAACTGCACGACTATCGGATTGCGTACGCTCACTACCTTTGGGAGCAGACGAAGCAACTGCAGCACACCCGTCAACGTGCGTTCCTTGCGAACGCTTTCCGCCTCGGCATTGAAGACGCGCGCTCGTCGGTAGCCACGGCTGCGGGGGTGAAGCCAACACGATGGCCAGCAAGCACCAGCGCCATGGGCACGTAGACATCATCTAGGAGCGTGCCACTTGGTACAACCGGCCAAGACGAGCGGCGCGTCGCATAGACTGCACCGGTGACTCCAATACTCGAATGAATGATGGCTTCGTGGTACCGAAGCCACTTCTCCCCGGCCCAGTAAAGGTACATGGGTGAGAACCGGCTGCCGACATCACCGTATCCGCCATAATCAATACATCGCCGGTTTGCCGCCCGGACTCCCGCATTTCAGCGCACCGGCCTTGCCTTCCGGCTCATCACCTGCCACGACGCGCACGCGAGCATCCCTGTTGTCGAATGCGGGCGAACCCTGCAACGGCGCCCCTGAATCCACGGCAACAATGACTTCCAAGAGCTCGGCCGGGTGCTCAGTGTCCAGCGCATTGGCTACTCGCGCAGCGATCGCCGATTGCGTATCGCGGGTGGCTATCACGAGGCTCACTCGTCGGTGGCGTGATCGCACGTAGTCCGGTTGAAGCGGGCGCCGGACCACCAAGGACACGAGTCCTATCGCAAGCGGATAGCCGATCCAGATGAACAGGATCGATGCAACCGCTCCGACCGCAATGGTTGCCGAAATCGTCACACTGTGAAGACTACTGGACCCGCACCACCGCAACCCGCAAACTGCTCGGCGGCACACTTGCCCCGCCTTCGCCGCGCAGCTCCAGCAGCTGGCTCCCCGTCTGGGCGCCTTCGAAGCTGAAATAGCTGCTGCTGAACGCCCGCAGTTTGGCCACCGGCAAGGTGAACGACCCGAACGTCATAGCGCGCGCGCGCAGCGGGCTGGCCACGAACGATCCGGGATACGTGGCCGCCAGTCCGGCAAAGACATCGGCCACGTTCCAGCTGGGGAAGGTCAGTTGCCGGCGCGCCGGCACGAAGTCCGCGAGATCATCCACCGCGTTGGCCAATGCCCAGTCCGCCAGCATCTCGCCCGCCGGGCGTCCGGTGCGCTGCGCCAGATTGCTCAGTCCCGTGAGCTGTCCGCCGCGCACGATATCCTTGATCCACGTGGCTTCATTGCCGGCATACTGGTCGGCGGCCCAACGCACCAACGACCAGCCGCTGGCGTAGAAGGTGAAGTCGCCATTGGCGGCCGCGCCAATCGGGGTCAATGTATCCACGCCACGCATGTACTGGTGCAGCACGGAGAAGTGCTTCCACATCATCAGCGGCCGGTCGTCGCACTGGTACACTTCGCACCGCACGGTGGTCTGATACCCGACGTTGCCCTTCCAGGCGCCGCCGTCGGCGAACGTGCGTGAATACAGCTCTTCGGCGACCCGCCCCAGGCTTTCTTCCAGCCAGGACTCTTCAAACGGCGTCCCATTCACAAAGCGAATGGCGAAAGAGGCCAGGTGCTTGCTCTCGTGCATCACCGTGCCGCGCAGCGATCGCCGCCATTCCGTCGGGGATTCGGCGGCGTTGGCCACGCGCGCGTAGAACACGTCGTCCTCGTTGCTGGCCGCAAACGTGCCTTTGGGATAGGAGTTGCACGCCGACACGGATCCCGCGACCCCCGGCAGCGAGTCGGTCACATACCGGGTGAACAGCATGGTCACTCGACCGTCACCGCCCATGGTGGCGTTCATCGCCAATGGGTCGCCGACCTGGTCCACCATGAGCGGATACTGCACGCGGTCGTACTCGTCGCCAATCAGGGCATACTGCTCATCCATCGTGCCCGCACGGGGCGCGGCGAGGTCTTCCAGTACCACCGACTTCGCGCCCGCATAGACCACGCGCGCCCGGATATCACGGCCGGCGGTGCAGCTTCCGTACAACGCCTTCATCGTCACGGTGTCGCCCAGTGACATCGGCGCGCGGGTGGACGCCATCGCGGACGCGACACCGGCGGATTTCATTCGTGATAACGCACGCCAGGTCGGCGCGGGCGAACAGAAACGCGCATTGATGACGCGCTGAGCATAGAGATAGTCATCGTGCCGGGCCTCGGCCTTCTCATCGCTCGCCATCTGCGCCAGAGCGGCGGACATGCGCGCATTCGTGCCCGTCGACGACGGGGTGAGCGACGCCATCTGCACAGACGATCTGGGCGTCGCGGCGTGGCCGGCCAATGCCCCGGCCCCTGCGCCACGCAACTCGAAGCCGGATGTGGCCGCGGCGGTCACACTCGTATTGATCACGGCCACCACGTACTTCGCGTTCACGGTATTCGCTGGCGCGACCAATTCGGTGCAGCGCACCTGATCGACGTCGAGGATGTTGGCCGACTCGCCCTTGGCGAGTGCAATGCGGGTGGCCGTCCGAAACGGCGTCGCGAGTTGACCGCTTGCCGCCGCAATGGTGACCTTGACCGGTTGGGCGGCGGTGGCCATGCAGCCATACGTCGTTGGCAACAGGGCCTCGATGCGCGACGCGGACACGCGGATGACCGTGGCCTTCACGCCGGCCACGGTGAGATCCACCGCGTCGGCGGCCAGCGCGAAGCCGGTGCCTTCAACCGTGATCGACGCACCCGGCACCAACGTATCTGGAGAGACGCGGGTCACCACCGGCACGGCGGGATCAACCAACACCGTCAACCGTGACGACGCGGTGTCAACAATCGCCCTGATGAATGCGGTGCCGCGCCCGCGCGCGATAAACTGTCCAGCCGACGCCACCACCGCGTCGCTGCCGCCTTCCAGCGTCAGCGTCGGCACGACCCCGACCGTATTACCGTACTTGTCCGCGACAGTGGTCGCGAAGTGAATCGTGTCCCCCAGAAGCGTGACACGAACCAGATCGGTGGAAAGGCGAACTATGGCCGCACGGTCGGCCACCGCATTGGCACCAAATATCACCGGTGCCAAGCCGGCCACGTTGGCGGTGAGACTCTGCAGTCCCGCCAGGGTGCCCAGCGTCCAGCGCACCGATGCGACGCCGTTGCCGTCGGTGGTTGTTTCTGCCGAGCTGACTCTGCCGCCATCGCTGGCCATCCAGAGGACCTTGGCACCGCCCAGAGGGCGACCATCCGAGCCGGTGACCGCGAGCCGTACCGGTGCATCCAGCGTGCTGCCGACGGTTGCCGTACCGGCGATTTGACCGACGGGCGTTGAATTGGTGGGAGAAATCGGCGCTACGGCGTCAGAACCGCTGCACGCCTGCAACAGCGCCACACCGCATGCCATCACGCCAGCGGCACGCGTCGCTCGGCCGAATCGGCGGGCAACGCTGTAACTGTTGGAGTTGAAGGCGATACGGGGCATAGTGGGCTGCGTCACGTAGGTGGTAGAATCCTGCACACATCTACAGATGCCGCAAGGGGCGTGCCGAACTCATCCATATCCGGTACCGAAAACGGCCCGGCGATTGGTGTTACCTTCGGTAGGGTCTTCCCTGCTTCGCCTTCAGGTTCCCCAACCGTCCGCCCGATGACCAGCAGCGTCGAGAATTCGCGTTCCCCGCTCACCATTCTTTCCGAGGAAGAGGAGCTTTTTCGCGCTGCCGTGCACGAATTGGCGGAGTCCGTTGTGCGACCGCGGGTTCGCGATATGGAGGAGGCCGGAAAGCTTGACCCGGCCGTGACGGCGAAGTTTGTCGAGCTGGGTCTGATGGGGATCGAGGTTCCTGAACAGTTCGGCGGCGCCGACGGCACGTTGATGATGGTGACGCTGGCAGTGGAAGCGCTCAGCACGGTCGATGCGGCGGCGGCCATTCAAGTCGATGTGCAGAACACGCTCGTCAACTATCCGATCAATCGGTACGGCACCGCCGAGCAGCATGCGCGGTTGTTGACCCGGTTGACCAGCGGCACGATTGGCGCCTACGCGTTGTCGGAGCCCGGAAGCGGATCGGATGCGTTTGCATTGGCGACGCGTGCCGAACGAGTGGATGGCGGATGGTCGTTGAGTGGCGCGAAGGCGTGGATCACCAACGGCGGCGAGGCCGACATTTTCGTGGTGTTCGCCAATGCCAACCCCGATGTGGGATACAAGGGGGATCACGACCTTCATCGTGGAACGCGGCATGCCGGGTTTCTCCGTGGGCCGCAAGGAAGAGAAACTGGGGATTCGCGCGTCGAGCGACGGCCCTGCACTTCGACAATTGCGTGGTGCCTGATGCGAACGTCGTTGGCGCGGTCGGCACCGGCTACAAGATCGCCATCGAGACGTTGAACGAAGGACGCATCGGTATCGGCGCGCAGATGATTGGCGTGGCGCAAGGCGCACTGGACGTCACGGTGGCGCACCTGAAAGAGCGCAAACAGTTCGGCAAGTCGCTGGCCGACTTTCAGGGCATCCAGTTTCAGGTGGCGCAAGCAGCAACCGAACCCGGCGGCGCGACTGATGGTGGCAACGCGGCGCGCCCCAGGACGCCGGCCGCTGACATCGCGCGTCAGGGGCGCGATGGCAGGTTGTATGCGTCAATGTGCGGAACGCGTCACGTCGCTGTGCGTGGAACTGTTTGGCGGCTACGGCTACACGCGCGATTATCCGGTGGAGAAGTTCTACCGGGATGCGAAGATCGGCACGATTTACGAAGGCACCAGCAACATGCAGCTGCAGACGATTGCCAAGGCGGTGCTGAAGTAAACCGGCAGTCGTGAACGGGAAGCATTTGAAACCGCCTCGGGGAGTACTCCGTATGAAGCGCGCGACGGTGCCTGATCGCGTGGTCGGTTTGCCCCTGGCGGTTGCGCCTATCGCCCTCGCGACGCTGCTGCCGGCGCGCGGAAATGCCTTCAGCCTCGCTGCCGTGTGGTGCCTGACGTGCCGCCCCATCTGGCTGGCGGACGCGATCAGCAACGTGATCCTGTTCTTGCCACTGGGGGTGGTGCTGGGCGCGCTGGGCATGCGCACGTCGCGCGCGTTGCTGACCGGGGCTGTCGTTTCGCTGGGCATCGAGCTCCTGCAACTGTCGGGATTTCCATCGGGCCGAAGCGCAGCGCCGATTGGGTCACCAACAGTGCGGGCGTCTTTCTGGGAGCCGGGCGGTGCATCAACGCGCATGGCTGATGCACCCTTCGCCGCGGGCGGCACGTGGTTCTGTTCGCGGGTTGGACCGTGGCCATTGTCGCGATGGTGGGCCATCGACTGGGCGCTCGGCCCCTCGCAGTGCGTGCCATCGCGTCCGGTCCGGTCGCGCTGAGTCCTCTACCCTTCACCCCCGGATACGGTTGGTTCGCCGGCTTCGCCGAGGGCCCCTCGGTGAACGGTGTGTCACTCGCCCATGGAGGCACCGGTCCCGTTATCGCGTTACGCCACGCGGACGCGTACGCGCGGCGGTCAGCGTGCGTGGCCGTGATGGTCGTGACGACGTCGTCCCGATCGTTTTCGTGCATGCCCGTGGTGATACGGTGGCATTCCTGTTGCTGGCGCAGCGCGGCCGAAGCGCGGTATTGGGCACGACACGGAATAGCTGGCGCGCGGGTCTGCTGTC
It includes:
- a CDS encoding exosortase/archaeosortase family protein, with amino-acid sequence MAMPTKGGILGIRSQPRWRSLPTGPHGDCLCAAVREKPAQLLADAWWNDPNSGRGLDCCWRPLSLWLAFRAGLHQHARPQHVLGLLMLIGAVVFRYAAELAAELFVMRCSMILAIGAPVVWHAGFRQLLHWWLPFSLVILSVPIPEVILTSVALPLQFMASEIGAGLLWWSAFRQAVRQRDSRAWTGVVRRGGMQRASITHGALESRRVDGCAVSAHLAPPHGAGCAHDSRCDPD
- a CDS encoding VanZ family protein, translating into MKRATVPDRVVGLPLAVAPIALATLLPARGNAFSLAAVWCLTCRPIWLADAISNVILFLPLGVVLGALGMRTSRALLTGAVVSLGIELLQLSGFPSGRSAAPIGSPTVRASFWEPGGASTRMADAPFAAGGTWFCSRVGPWPLSRWWAIDWALGPSQCVPSRPVRSR
- a CDS encoding IPT/TIG domain-containing protein — protein: MPRIAFNSNSYSVARRFGRATRAAGVMACGVALLQACSGSDAVAPISPTNSTPVGQIAGTATVGSTLDAPVRLAVTGSDGRPLGGAKVLWMASDGGRVSSAETTTDGNGVASVRWTLGTLAGLQSLTANVAGLAPVIFGANAVADRAAIVRLSTDLVRVTLLGDTIHFATTVADKYGNTVGVVPTLTLEGGSDAVVASAGQFIARGRGTAFIRAIVDTASSRLTVLVDPAVPVVTRVSPDTLVPGASITVEGTGFALAADAVDLTVAGVKATVIRVSASRIEALLPTTYGCMATAAQPVKVTIAAASGQLATPFRTATRIALAKGESANILDVDQVRCTELVAPANTVNAKYVVAVINTSVTAAATSGFELRGAGAGALAGHAATPRSSVQMASLTPSSTGTNARMSAALAQMASDEKAEARHDDYLYAQRVINARFCSPAPTWRALSRMKSAGVASAMASTRAPMSLGDTVTMKALYGSCTAGRDIRARVVYAGAKSVVLEDLAAPRAGTMDEQYALIGDEYDRVQYPLMVDQVGDPLAMNATMGGDGRVTMLFTRYVTDSLPGVAGSVSACNSYPKGTFAASNEDDVFYARVANAAESPTEWRRSLRGTVMHESKHLASFAIRFVNGTPFEESWLEESLGRVAEELYSRTFADGGAWKGNVGYQTTVRCEVYQCDDRPLMMWKHFSVLHQYMRGVDTLTPIGAAANGDFTFYASGWSLVRWAADQYAGNEATWIKDIVRGGQLTGLSNLAQRTGRPAGEMLADWALANAVDDLADFVPARRQLTFPSWNVADVFAGLAATYPGSFVASPLRARAMTFGSFTLPVAKLRAFSSSYFSFEGAQTGSQLLELRGEGGASVPPSSLRVAVVRVQ
- a CDS encoding class I SAM-dependent methyltransferase; translation: MTFWDRFHNRRFTFDRFARGMRVLDVGFGEGEQMQALLDRGCEVTGVDYSFALVDQAKARGFNATQSLAENLPFPAAQFDGLICKVVVPYTDEARAIAEWARVLKPGGVAWCPIMGPAISYAT
- the epsI gene encoding EpsI family protein gives rise to the protein MNRTASFVPAMVLGLGVLLVSGMRAQHIVPPVQPISSIPNIMLGYVGHDVVIDTAEQRVAGMSHYVMREFRSDSVPAFSVYVGYYDRQVQGKTIHSPKNCMPGAGWEILTSAQVPLPGAAAGGKTNRVILSNQGVRALVYYWYQGRGRQESSEYRVKWDLLRD